One region of Hymenobacter sediminicola genomic DNA includes:
- a CDS encoding YihY/virulence factor BrkB family protein, whose amino-acid sequence MRFPTRRYHLPDVRRRRSYRKAIVFLKRLRFAHGQASVYDVVDRLLQEIRLDGIAKRASYMAFNLTIAIFPTIIFLFTLIPYIPIPNLNLDILQFLSDLIPREMYLAISGTIEDIVNIPHGGLLSFGFATAMVLSSNGIMALLDAFEKKYPSFKKRTYVRKRVIATLLTVVLSSVLLVSVAGIFFGTYIIDALVYHEIVPETFTSELITIIKYGSVVGLFLLTTCLVYYYVPPVHDKWPFLSAGAVVATLLIFLVSFLFILYVKIFDSYNHFYGSVGTLVGFMVWLDFVCMTLILGFEINVSIDAVTGRLRNGPSGVRLLNRLRSREAKI is encoded by the coding sequence ATGCGCTTTCCCACCCGCCGCTACCATTTGCCCGACGTACGCCGCCGCCGCAGCTACCGCAAGGCCATTGTGTTCCTGAAGCGGCTGCGGTTTGCGCACGGGCAGGCCTCAGTGTATGATGTGGTGGACCGGCTGCTACAGGAAATTCGGCTGGATGGTATTGCGAAGCGCGCCTCCTACATGGCGTTCAACCTCACCATTGCCATCTTTCCCACCATCATCTTCCTGTTCACGCTCATTCCCTATATCCCGATTCCTAACCTGAATCTGGACATTCTACAGTTTCTGTCGGACTTGATTCCGCGGGAAATGTACCTGGCCATTTCGGGCACCATCGAGGATATCGTGAACATTCCGCACGGCGGACTCCTCTCGTTCGGTTTTGCTACCGCTATGGTGCTCAGCTCCAACGGTATCATGGCCCTGCTCGATGCATTTGAGAAGAAATATCCTTCGTTCAAGAAGCGGACTTACGTGCGCAAACGGGTCATTGCCACGCTCCTGACGGTGGTGCTGTCGTCGGTGTTGCTGGTATCGGTAGCGGGCATTTTCTTTGGCACTTACATCATCGATGCGCTGGTCTACCACGAAATCGTACCTGAAACCTTTACTTCGGAACTAATTACCATCATCAAATACGGCTCGGTAGTGGGGCTGTTTCTGCTTACCACCTGCCTCGTGTATTACTACGTGCCGCCAGTGCACGACAAATGGCCGTTTCTGTCGGCAGGGGCGGTGGTGGCCACGCTCCTGATTTTTCTGGTGTCGTTCCTATTCATTCTCTACGTCAAGATCTTCGACTCCTACAACCACTTCTATGGTTCCGTTGGTACGCTGGTGGGCTTTATGGTGTGGCTGGATTTCGTATGCATGACCTTGATTCTGGGCTTTGAAATCAATGTGAGCATTGATGCCGTGACGGGCCGGCTGCGCAATGGTCCTTCGGGCGTGCGGCTGCTCAACCGTTTGCGCAGTCGGGAAGCAAAAATTTAA